A genomic stretch from Thalassophryne amazonica chromosome 18, fThaAma1.1, whole genome shotgun sequence includes:
- the LOC117531353 gene encoding solute carrier family 2, facilitated glucose transporter member 11-like yields the protein MERRSHLRMQVTSGGRDPSAEASGGRATVLALTVCCAAIGGTFEYGYNLSIINAPTTYIQTFINDTYLERWGAGLDTPQVTLIWTFIVSAFSLGGLLGALIAGPMAVHFGRKTSLLINNAFLFAGAVLVLTSRLANAFEMIILARFLVGINSGVSMNIQPMYFGESAPKHLRGAVAFSSAVFTAFGIFLGQVVGLTEVLGTEPLWPYLLASNALPGIIQLLTLPWLPESPRYLLIDRGDRDACVQVLRRLRGGQVPVMEMQELLHEQDQLKSAAFISGSSASRKTPWSLFKDRDMRCQLRTVMAASSAMMLCGNDSIYFYASYIFLEAGIPPSKIQYATIGTGASEFTASLLSNLLIEHVGRRYLLLGGYTLMSCWSVVFTIALVLQSRGVTGMPYLSMACVFAYILSFGLGPAGVTGILPAEIFDHAARPAAYMVAGSLMWISLFFVGMLFPFIVSSLGNFCFLPFLAVCLVSSLFLGFTLPETKGKTLAEITAEFDGKNGRNNERLDNQAEETRNGKYQLGNTCSITSLTQHPDESTECEV from the coding sequence ATGGAGAGAAGGTCTCATCTCAGGATGCAGGTGACATCTGGAGGCCGCGATCCCTCAGCGGAGGCATCTGGTGGACGTGCCACAGTTCTGGCTCTGACTGTGTGCTGTGCTGCTATTGGAGGCACCTTTGAGTACGGGTACAACCTCTCCATCATCAACGCTCCCACCACCTACATCCAGACCTTCATCAATGACACCTACCTGGAGCGTTGGGGAGCGGGCTTAGACACCCCGCAGGTGACGCTCATATGGACTTTCATTGTGTCAGCCTTCTCTCTGGGTGGTTTGCTGGGGGCCTTGATCGCGGGTCCAATGGCAGTCCACTTTGGTCGGAAGACCTCGCTGCTGATTAACAATGCCTTCTTGTTTGCTGGCGCCGTGCTGGTGTTGACCAGTCGGCTGGCAAATGCCTTTGAGATGATCATCCTTGCACGGTTTCTAGTGGGAATCAACTCAGGTGTCAGTATGAACATCCAGCCTATGTACTTTGGAGAAAGCGCCCCCAAACATCTCCGAGGCGCTGTTGCCTTTTCCTCtgctgttttcacagcatttggGATTTTCTTGGGTCAGGTTGTCGGACTCACTGAGGTGTTGGGCACTGAACCGCTTTGGCCGTACTTACTTGCTAGCAATGCTTTGCCAGGGATTATCCAGCTGCTTACGCTACCCTGGTTGCCTGAAAGCCCAAGATATTTACTGATCGACCGGGGCGATAGAGATGCCTGCGTCCAGGTGCTCAGGAGGCTTCGTGGTGGGCAGGTTCCTGTCATGGAAATGCAGGAGTTGCTTCATGAGCAAGACCAGCTAAAGTCTGCAGCATTTATATCTGGATCCTCTGCTTCTCGCAAGACGCCCTGGTCCCTGTTTAAGGATCGTGACATGCGATGCCAGCTAAGAACTGTAATGGCTGCCAGCAGTGCCATGATGCTCTGTGGCAATGACTCCATCTACTTCTATGCTTCATATATCTTTCTCGAAGCAGGGATCCCCCCATCCAAAATCCAGTATGCCACCATCGGGACAGGGGCATCTGAGTTCACTGCTTCCTTACTCAGTAATCTGCTGATTGAACATGTGGGTCGCAGGTACCTTTTGCTGGGTGGATACACGCTGATGTCTTGCTGGTCAGTGGTCTTCACCATCGCGCTCGTACTCCAGAGCCGAGGGGTGACAGGTATGCCCTATCTCAGCATGGCATGTGTCTTCGCCTACATCCTTAGCTTTGGCCTCGGCCCTGCAGGGGTGACGGGGATCCTACCAGCTGAGATCTTTGATCATGCAGCTAGACCAGCAGCATACATGGTTGCCGGCTCCCTAATGTGGATTAGCTTGTTCTTCGTTGGAATGTTGTTCCCATTCATTGTCAGCAGCCTGGGAAACTTCTGTTTCCTGCCCTTCTTAGCTGTATGTTTGGTGTCTTCTTTATTTTTGGGCTTCACTCTGCCAGAGACTAAGGGCAAAACACTAGCTGAGATCACTGCCGAGTTTGATGGAAAGAATGGAAGGAATAATGAAAGGCTGGACAATCAGGCAGAGGAGACCAGGAATGGAAAGTACCAATTGGGCAACACCTGTTCCATCACTTCCCTCACGCAGCATCCTGATGAAAGCACAGAATGTGAAGTTTGA